A single Diachasmimorpha longicaudata isolate KC_UGA_2023 chromosome 10, iyDiaLong2, whole genome shotgun sequence DNA region contains:
- the LOC135166391 gene encoding uncharacterized protein LOC135166391 isoform X1: METLESSRLCRLCGKYTPDLAFDIFDEKENHARKINAILPISVHEMDFLPKFMCFFCNYKLAEFYKFYNKCLQADEELKSQLSWMSPQSADEAKKTEHLPMVEIKKYKIQDGLDFNVDKDRHDTARKEKELNLINNLSYSNDSLTTGDTKCTHHHLNLNHDDINMKLSSSKKMTSQWRLFSENHVQKNNSSSNSVIRKLRSNRSKKSPHISVKTSAIGSSNSKINAMWDSKLLRGVEVKVEKINVDKPELFRNPCHRNQSHISKTREPKNCNGNFVKWRVCKRKCMNT, translated from the exons ATGGAGACGCTCGAGTCAAGTAGACTGTGCAGACTGTGTGGAAAATACACACCCGATTTGgcatttgatatttttgatgAGAAGGAAAATCATGCCCGGAAAATCAACGCCATTCTTCCCATTTCa GTTCACGAGATGGATTTCCTTCCAAAATTCATGTGCTTTTTCTGTAACTACAAGCTGGCAGAATTCTATAAATTTTACAACAAGTGCCTGCAAGCAGATGAGGAGTTGAAAAGCCAGTTATCGTGGATGTCCCCGCAGAGTGCTGACGAAGCAAAAAAAACCGAACATCTTCCAATGGtggagattaaaaaatataaaattcaagACGGTCTAGATTTTAATGTCGATAAAGACCGACATGACACAGCGAGAAAGGAAAAAGAACTTAATTTGATCAATAATTTGAGTTATTCGAATGATTCTTTGACCACCGGGGATACAAAGTGTACGCACCatcatttgaatttgaatCACGATGACATAAACATGAAATTGAGTTCATCAAAAAAAATGACTAGTCAATGGAGacttttttcagaaaatcatgtgcagaagaataaTTCGAGTAGTAATTCAGTTATACGCAAATTGAGATCGAATAGGAGCAAGAAATCTCCACATATATCGGTGAAAACGTCTGCTATTGGGTCGTCAAACTCGAAAATCAATGCCATGTGGGATTCTAAATTATTGAGGGGAGTTGAAgtgaaagtggaaaaaattaacGTTGATAAACCTGAATTATTTAGGAATCCCTGTCACAGGAATCAGTCTCACATTTCTAAAACACGTGAACCGAAAAATTGTAACGGAAACTTTGTCAAGTGGAGAGTATGCAAACGAAAATGTATGAATACCTGA
- the LOC135166374 gene encoding uncharacterized protein LOC135166374: MGIHNLHKCHLFDKENYEVTYLQNTFLVIDWANISARLYDGVANSSAKLGGNYDIFGWNTKLFFSTLKSCKITPILVLDGLQSYLNYWVNHPTRNRKSYGKNRNCLPLLTPHIGYNIARKLGIQVIRPLAPADDTVAALATAYDCPVLSGDYDFYFYGVKFIPYSSVHKQPIPGDGGPSILCELYNPCTLFNELSEFKPSFLPLALELLDTKNMNSALWKNFYYEVSENQSILSILNWLSQFKSLENAVAAIVKHISVEKREKVADYLEKRIWEFGTISSDILPYLPLDTTKVDYLKKRRQEQRLQFRRYLDVTRKRDSLRGEDDAEIDKSDKSNECDLITGEMIIAEAPDWWCRNFITTGSPIGIVDKLLMYYIRMIKFEKNESFHPAHEGELPMLIRISELIISTMEDREYVLNVPITDRDCEVRSITLKKWPVNLDQLRSDAAAMRIRLINETFGIRNHENLHKLPETWRLYVVTITYWMKRKCEIVQTDAHLCSLLFTMLLGLIDDKIGFFRRTDDSKVYECDKYQVDESNEYDTLNVSEDDCSAAANFFQSHSMMGDEEFEHVKSNNDSENFEQNFWEFQKCFQYTHQFNALLDYPYTPSPLHKFYNATLLYHVFTKFLKAEDIDESVMEILEKSPGLISVFEMLKDVVLHELNESIT, from the coding sequence TATTTTTTTCGACTTTGAAATCCTGCAAAATCACTCCAATTCTCGTGTTGGACGGACTTCAGAGCTATCTGAACTATTGGGTAAATCATCCCACAAGAAATAGGAAAAGCTACGGTAAAAATAGAAACTGCCTGCCACTGCTTACTCCTCACATAGGGTATAATATTGCGAGGAAACTTGGAATTCAAGTGATAAGGCCCCTAGCTCCAGCTGACGATACTGTTGCAGCTCTCGCTACAGCTTATGATTGCCCAGTTTTAAGCGGCGactatgatttttatttctatgggGTAAAATTCATACCCTATAGCAGTGTACATAAACAACCTATCCCAGGTGATGGTGGCCCATCAATATTATGTGAGCTGTACAACCCCTGTACGTTGTTTAATGAGTTGAGTGAGTTCAAACCATCGTTCCTCCCGTTGGCCCTCGAACTGCTGGACACGAAAAACATGAATTCCGcattatggaaaaatttttattacgaaGTTTCGGAGAATCAGTCAATTTTAAGTATTCTCAATTGGTTAAGTCAATTTAAATCATTGGAGAACGCTGTGGCAGCGATTGTGAAGCACATCAGCGTTGAGAAAAGAGAAAAGGTCGCAGACTATCTCGAGAAGAGAATATGGGAATTTGGGACTATCTCAAGTGACATTCTACCATATTTACCACTGGATACCACAAAAGTTGATTATCTCAAGAAAAGAAGGCAGGAACAGCGTCTTCaatttcgccgatatcttgaCGTGACCAGAAAACGTGACTCACTGAGAGGCGAGGATGACGCAGAGATCGATAAATCGGATAAGAGCAATGAATGCGATTTAATAACCGGAGAGATGATCATCGCCGAAGCTCCTGATTGGTGGTGCCGAAACTTCATCACAACAGGGTCGCCGATCGGTattgttgataaattattaatgtaTTACATTAGAATGATCAAATTCGAGAAGAATGAATCGTTTCATCCAGCACACGAAGGAGAACTTCCAATGCTCATCCGAATTTCTGAACTGATAATATCGACTATGGAAGACAGAGAGTATGTGCTTAATGTGCCGATAACAGATCGTGATTGTGAAGTCAGATCTATCACACTGAAGAAATGGCCCGTAAATTTAGACCAATTACGGTCAGATGCAGCAGCTATGAGAATACGATTGATTAATGAGACTTTTGGAATCAGAAATCATGAAAATCTACACAAACTTCCAGAGACGTGGAGACTCTACGTCGTTACCATAACATATTGGATGAAGCGAAAATGTGAAATAGTTCAAACTGATGCTCATTTATGCTCTTTATTATTCACAATGCTGTTGGGACTTATCGATGATAAAATTGGCTTCTTTCGACGCACAGACGATTCGAAAGTCTACGAATGTGATAAATATCAGGTCGATGAGTCCAATGAATACGATACTCTAAATGTTTCTGAGGACGACTGTTCTGCTGCGGCTAATTTCTTCCAGTCACATTCGATGATGGGGGATGAGGAATTTGAGCATGTGAAATCAAATAATGACTCTGAGAATTTCGAACAAAATTTTTGGGAGTTTCAAAAGTGCTTCCAATATACACACCAATTCAATGCATTACTGGACTATCCCTACACCCCGTCACCTCTCCACAAATTCTACAATGCAACATTATTGTACCATGTCTTCACGAAATTCTTGAAAGCAGAGGACATTGATGAGAGCGTGATGGagattttagaaaaatccccgGGACTGATTTCTGTTTTTGAGATGCTCAAAGATGTCGTTCTACATGAACTAAATGAATCAATTACGTAA
- the LOC135166396 gene encoding pre-mRNA-splicing factor Syf2: MADQELSGEKTFAEKQAERMQRLKNLHNKRNEARTQNHKEVVEEDKRMKLPTNWEARKRQAEWILSDETARKEAEEKGLDYDRQKLLHIDALEAARLERKKKRKNPDSGFADYEQATIRQYNRLVKGIKPNMESYEAAKEKLGPAFYGDRNTILQGLHEDKKEAVDKMVDDLEKQIAKREKYSRRRTHNDDADIDYINERNAKFNNKLERFYGEHTRETKLNLERGTAI, encoded by the exons ATGGCTGATCAAGAATTATCTGGAGAGAAAACATTTGCCGAAAAACAAGCTGAGAGAATGCAACGGCTGAAGAACCTACACAACAAAAGG AATGAAGCGAGAACTCAAAATCATAAGGAAGTTGTTGAAGAGGATAAGAGAATGAAACTACCAACTAATTGGGAAGCCAGGAAACGGCAGGCTGAGTGGATTCTGAGTGATGAGACTGCCAGGAAAGAGGCAGAAGAGAAG GGCCTGGACTATGATCGACAAAAACTTCTTCACATTGATGCACTAGAGGCAGCAAGACTCGAACGTaaaaagaaacgaaaaaatccagacTCAGGTTTTGCTGATTACGAGCAGGCAACGATAAGACAGTACAATCGTTTGGTAAAAGGaataaaaccgaatatggaaTCATATGAAGCTGCTAAAGAAAAGCTGGGACCAGCATTTTATGGAGACAGGAATACGATTCTTCAAGGACTGCACGAGGATAAAAAAGAAGCTGTGGACAAGATGGTGGACGATTTGGAAAAAca GATCGCTAAGCGGGAGAAGTACAGTAGACGACGAACCCATAATGATGATGCAGATATTGATTACATCAATGAACGCAATgccaaatttaataataaattggagCGATTTTATGGCGAACATACGAGAGAAACGAAGCTTAATTTGGAAAGAGGCACGGcgatataa
- the LOC135166391 gene encoding uncharacterized protein LOC135166391 isoform X2: protein MDFLPKFMCFFCNYKLAEFYKFYNKCLQADEELKSQLSWMSPQSADEAKKTEHLPMVEIKKYKIQDGLDFNVDKDRHDTARKEKELNLINNLSYSNDSLTTGDTKCTHHHLNLNHDDINMKLSSSKKMTSQWRLFSENHVQKNNSSSNSVIRKLRSNRSKKSPHISVKTSAIGSSNSKINAMWDSKLLRGVEVKVEKINVDKPELFRNPCHRNQSHISKTREPKNCNGNFVKWRVCKRKCMNT from the coding sequence ATGGATTTCCTTCCAAAATTCATGTGCTTTTTCTGTAACTACAAGCTGGCAGAATTCTATAAATTTTACAACAAGTGCCTGCAAGCAGATGAGGAGTTGAAAAGCCAGTTATCGTGGATGTCCCCGCAGAGTGCTGACGAAGCAAAAAAAACCGAACATCTTCCAATGGtggagattaaaaaatataaaattcaagACGGTCTAGATTTTAATGTCGATAAAGACCGACATGACACAGCGAGAAAGGAAAAAGAACTTAATTTGATCAATAATTTGAGTTATTCGAATGATTCTTTGACCACCGGGGATACAAAGTGTACGCACCatcatttgaatttgaatCACGATGACATAAACATGAAATTGAGTTCATCAAAAAAAATGACTAGTCAATGGAGacttttttcagaaaatcatgtgcagaagaataaTTCGAGTAGTAATTCAGTTATACGCAAATTGAGATCGAATAGGAGCAAGAAATCTCCACATATATCGGTGAAAACGTCTGCTATTGGGTCGTCAAACTCGAAAATCAATGCCATGTGGGATTCTAAATTATTGAGGGGAGTTGAAgtgaaagtggaaaaaattaacGTTGATAAACCTGAATTATTTAGGAATCCCTGTCACAGGAATCAGTCTCACATTTCTAAAACACGTGAACCGAAAAATTGTAACGGAAACTTTGTCAAGTGGAGAGTATGCAAACGAAAATGTATGAATACCTGA